One Onychostoma macrolepis isolate SWU-2019 chromosome 10, ASM1243209v1, whole genome shotgun sequence genomic region harbors:
- the phldb2a gene encoding pleckstrin homology-like domain family B member 2 isoform X2, with protein MSISTEEPLLDLIESGRGLQVWSATPYLISLGRGFITLIPLTEEISQIGFGDAESPQNVIGADGPGIQPHHCAITNSAGVITLHPNGNMCHLDGVQVTKPTKLTHGCTLCLGKSFFHFNHPEEANHMRNMLPEKTAGPTLSLSTDATKFHSNGGTLVGSSVRGTRSKAELQELMESLQRRKSALEASLKATADRGYLTLSPPPSPQSASSYLQDRPPLSIRVPSPYTPSSSLSMPPSPHHSERPISPVPTQTRARHQSQDSLLLCLPLDGRHPNTANSLLSMWNGCSSSYMTDALPLSRRGPSGAASMPSSPRLGRRLLARDGESTVDPSLRQRKYSTGSLNGLGGHSRSLPRLYRGDAPVLSLPPRRTTKPRRSLPSLEKPPDVTVTANVTSSSRRASLCSVGSAPCLDLGVGERRLSFGKGGLGPGMGPRRGSISSLSGKEELRDYHQRQRDERLREQEVERLERQRLETILCLCSELGRSELGRMETDSGVSAVSDLQKINRELEKLQVSDDESVFSDSAAVSLDSGFLGKGRGEIMTQRQRRLSGHRETRPQSPTTSLRSSVPSPSPHLRSKVSEDMQLRQEVTRIEEERIQVLNNIEELEQKIRDLDTQMDESIREMEVERALLDGEQEAEVAQLQSDKEMLEQLNEKMANVEKNAQKNQTRDKALLEAERVKVERLAELISEQKTQLDTCPEALKEQLQNQLSRLWKYLLFLLDTEALEAETKRFEDLEFQQLEKESRQDEEKETQMQQLLREIAEYQRSVVTRKERLLTLKKQSTQITQQAQREKENFLKEKSNLIYMLQRERENLASLERKYSELTGGQAFPLNPVSMKEHFRSLEERRRSNGSKEGGVLLSDGGMSRRRERQSSGTLNSALNRSLSPKVRQQIRHIGKSHMPLSQSSSCGSVLPRTLSVTSRDLDTRRLLKAGQLFLNDERQRMSEMSNRTVSETNVFLEPFHYMDNGLNFDTMSVDSTESLETSISACSPDNISSASTANVAKIEEMERMLREAQAEKNRLLEHREREMDLRRQALEDERRRREELERRLQEETNRRQKLVEKESRPLTRYLPVRKDDFDLRGHIEAAGHHPETCFHLAITEKTCRGFLVKMGGKIKTWKKRWFVFDRNRRTLAYYADKHETKMKGVIYFQAIEEVYYDHLKNAHKSPNPSLTFSVKTHDRVYYMVAPSPEAMRIWMDVIVTGAEGYTHFLV; from the exons GGTGCACTCTTTGTCTGGGTAAAtcttttttccatttcaacCACCCAGAGGAGGCTAATCACATGAGGAACATGCTGCCAGAAAAGACTGCAGGACCCACACTGTCCCTCAGTACGG ATGCAACAAAGTTTCATTCAAATGGCGGTACATTGGTTGGATCCAGTGTTCGTGGCACACGCTCCAAGGCGGAGCTTCAAGAGTTGATGGAGAGCTTGCAGCGCAGGAAGTCTGCTCTGGAGGCCAGCTTAAAGGCTACTGCAGACCGCGGTTACCTCACTTTGTCCCCACCTCCCAGTCCCCAATCGGCATCATCCTATCTACAGGACCGTCCACCCCTTTCTATACGAGTCCCTTCCCCTTACACACCCTCCAGCAGCTTGAGCATGCCACCATCGCCCCATCACTCAGAGCGGCCCATAAGTCCAGTCCCAACCCAAACTCGTGCCCGACACCAATCACAGGACAGCCTGTTGCTTTGCCTCCCTTTGGACGGGCGACATCCCAACACTGCCAACTCACTCCTTTCTATGTGGAACGGCTGTTCTTCCTCCTACATGACCGATGCTCTTCCTTTATCTCGCCGAGGTCCAAGCGGGGCAGCCAGCATGCCCTCCAGTCCTCGCTTGGGGCGCAGGCTGCTAGCAAGAGATGGGGAGTCGACCGTTGACCCATCGCTCCGCCAAAGGAAATACTCCACTGGATCTCTGAATGGCCTGGGAGGACATAGTCGCTCTCTGCCCAGGTTGTATCGAGGAGACGCTCCGGTGCTTTCTTTGCCACCCCGACGTACCACTAAACCACGCCGCAGCCTTCCATCCTTGGAGAAGCCTCCAGATGTGACCGTGACAGCCAACGTGACCAGCAGTTCTCGCCGGGCCAGCCTCTGTTCCGTGGGCTCTGCCCCATGTTTGGATCTAGGCGTAGGAGAAAGGCGGCTGTCGTTTGGTAAAGGAGGCCTGGGGCCCGGCATGGGGCCGAGGAGGGGCAGTATCAGTTCTCTCAGTGGAAAAGAAGAACTCCGAGATTATCATCAGAGACAAAGAGATGAGAGACTACGAGAACAGGAAGTGGAAAGACTG GAACGTCAGCGTCTCGAGACTATCCTGTGCCTGTGCTCTGAGCTGGGCCGGTCTGAACTGGGCCGGATGGAGACCGACTCTGGTGTCTCAGCCGTATCGGACCTGCAGAAGATCAACCGAGAGCTGGAGAAGCTGCAGGTGTCTGATGACGAATCTGTGTTCTCAGACTCTGCAGCAGTGTCTCTGGACAGCGGCTTTCTGGGTAAGGGTCGCGGAGAGATCATGACCCAGAGACAGCGCAGACTCAGCGGACACAGGGAGACCAGGCCCCAGTCACCCACCACCAGCCTGCGGAGCTCAGTCCCCTCACCCTCTCCACACCTCCGTAGCAAG GTGTCTGAAGACATGCAGctgagacaggaagtgacacGTATTGAAGAGGAGAGGATTCAGGTGCTTAACAACATCGAGGAACTTGAACAGAAGATCAGAGATCTAGACACACAGATGGACGAGTCTATCAGAGAG ATGGAGGTGGAGAGAGCTCTTTTAGACGGGGAGCAGGAGGCAGAAGTGGCTCAGCTACAGAGCGATAAAGAAATGCTGGAACAGCTCAATGAAAAAATGGCCAACGTGGAGAAAAATGCTCAGAAAAATCAAACTCGG GACAAAGCCCTGTTGGAGGCAGAGAGAGTTAAAGTAGAGAGGCTAGCTGAGCTGATCTCAGAGCAGAAGACCCAGTTGGACACCTGTCCTGAAGCACTGAAGGAGCAGCTCCAGAATCAGCTATCCAGG CTCTGGAAATACCTTTTGTTCTTGTTG GACACTGAAGCTTTGGAAGCGGAAACGAAGCGTTTTGAAGATCTGGAGTTTCAGCAGCTGGAAAAAGAGAGCCGTCAAGATGAAGAGAAGGAGACACAGATGCAGCAACTCCTTAGAGAGATTGCAGAATACCAGAGATCTGTTGTCACTCGCAAG GAGAGGCTACTTACCCTGAAGAAACAGTCAACCCAGATTACCCAGCAGGCACAGCGGGAAAAGGAGAACTTTTTGAAGGAAAAGAGCAACCTCATTTATATGCTGCAAAGG GAACGGGAGAACCTTGCATCTCTGGAAAGGAAGTACTCTGAGCTGACAGGTGGTCAAGCCTTTCCTCTCAACCCTGTGTCCATGAAGGAG CACTTTCGCTCTCTGGAGGAGAGGAGGCGGAGCAATGGCAGTAAAGAGGGCGGAGTTCTGTTGAGTGACGGCGGAATGTCCCGTAGAAGAGAGAGGCAGAGCTCCGGAACCTTAAACTCTGCCCTTAATCGCAGTCTGTCTCCCAAGGTCAGACAACAGATACGGCACATAGGAAAA TCCCATATGCCACTGTCTCAAAGCTCTAGCTGTGGTAGTGTACTCCCCCGCACTCTGTCTGTCACCTCGCGTGACCTGGACACCCGCCGCCTGCTCAAGG CAGGTCAGCTGTTTTTGAATGACGAGAGGCAGAGAATGAGCGAGATGTCAAATAGAACAGTTTCTGAGACAAATGTCTTCCTGGAGCCATTCCACTACATGGATAATGGACTCAACTTTGACACAATGAGTGTGGACAGTACAGAAAGCCTAGAGACCAGCATTTCCGCCTGTTCACCCGACAACATCTCAAG CGCCAGCACAGCTAATGTGGCAAAGATTGAGGAGATGGAGCGTATGCTAAGAGAAGCTCAAGCTGAGAAGAACAGGCTGCTGGAGCACAGG GAGCGGGAGATGGACTTGCGCAGACAGGCTCTTGAAGATGAGAGGAGAAGGAGGGAGGAATTGGAGAGGAGACTGCAGGAAGAGACAAACCGAAGACAGAAACTAGTAGAGAAAGAG TCTCGTCCGTTGACACGATACCTCCCAGTGAGAAAGGATGACTTTGACCTGAGAGGTCACATCGAGGCGGCGGGTCACCATCCTGAAACTTGTTTTCACCTGGCCATCACTGAGAAGACCTGCAGGGGGTTCTTGGTCAAAATGGGTGGGAAAATCAAAACCTGGAAGAAGCGCTGGTTCGTCTTTGACCGAAATCGAAGGACGCTGGCATATTATGCGG ATAAACATGAGACCAAAATGAAGGGTGTTATCTACTTCCAAGCCATCGAGGAAGTGTATTACGACCACCTAAAGAACGCACACAAG AGCCCAAACCCCTCTCTGACGTTTAGCGTGAAGACACATGACCGGGTTTATTACATGGTGGCTCCTTCCCCAGAGGCCATGAGAATCTGGATGGATGTTATCGTCACTGGAGCAGAGGGATATACGCACTTCCTGGTGTGA
- the phldb2a gene encoding pleckstrin homology-like domain family B member 2 isoform X4 — protein sequence MSISTEEPLLDLIESGRGLQVWSATPYLISLGRGFITLIPLTEEISQIGFGDAESPQNVIGADGPGIQPHHCAITNSAGVITLHPNGNMCHLDGVQVTKPTKLTHGCTLCLGKSFFHFNHPEEANHMRNMLPEKTAGPTLSLSTDATKFHSNGGTLVGSSVRGTRSKAELQELMESLQRRKSALEASLKATADRGYLTLSPPPSPQSASSYLQDRPPLSIRVPSPYTPSSSLSMPPSPHHSERPISPVPTQTRARHQSQDSLLLCLPLDGRHPNTANSLLSMWNGCSSSYMTDALPLSRRGPSGAASMPSSPRLGRRLLARDGESTVDPSLRQRKYSTGSLNGLGGHSRSLPRLYRGDAPVLSLPPRRTTKPRRSLPSLEKPPDVTVTANVTSSSRRASLCSVGSAPCLDLGVGERRLSFGKGGLGPGMGPRRGSISSLSGKEELRDYHQRQRDERLREQEVERLERQRLETILCLCSELGRSELGRMETDSGVSAVSDLQKINRELEKLQVSDDESVFSDSAAVSLDSGFLGKGRGEIMTQRQRRLSGHRETRPQSPTTSLRSSVPSPSPHLRSKQVSEDMQLRQEVTRIEEERIQVLNNIEELEQKIRDLDTQMDESIREMEVERALLDGEQEAEVAQLQSDKEMLEQLNEKMANVEKNAQKNQTRDKALLEAERVKVERLAELISEQKTQLDTCPEALKEQLQNQLSRDTEALEAETKRFEDLEFQQLEKESRQDEEKETQMQQLLREIAEYQRSVVTRKERLLTLKKQSTQITQQAQREKENFLKEKSNLIYMLQRERENLASLERKYSELTGGQAFPLNPVSMKEHFRSLEERRRSNGSKEGGVLLSDGGMSRRRERQSSGTLNSALNRSLSPKVRQQIRHIGKSHMPLSQSSSCGSVLPRTLSVTSRDLDTRRLLKAGQLFLNDERQRMSEMSNRTVSETNVFLEPFHYMDNGLNFDTMSVDSTESLETSISACSPDNISSASTANVAKIEEMERMLREAQAEKNRLLEHREREMDLRRQALEDERRRREELERRLQEETNRRQKLVEKESRPLTRYLPVRKDDFDLRGHIEAAGHHPETCFHLAITEKTCRGFLVKMGGKIKTWKKRWFVFDRNRRTLAYYADKHETKMKGVIYFQAIEEVYYDHLKNAHKSPNPSLTFSVKTHDRVYYMVAPSPEAMRIWMDVIVTGAEGYTHFLV from the exons GGTGCACTCTTTGTCTGGGTAAAtcttttttccatttcaacCACCCAGAGGAGGCTAATCACATGAGGAACATGCTGCCAGAAAAGACTGCAGGACCCACACTGTCCCTCAGTACGG ATGCAACAAAGTTTCATTCAAATGGCGGTACATTGGTTGGATCCAGTGTTCGTGGCACACGCTCCAAGGCGGAGCTTCAAGAGTTGATGGAGAGCTTGCAGCGCAGGAAGTCTGCTCTGGAGGCCAGCTTAAAGGCTACTGCAGACCGCGGTTACCTCACTTTGTCCCCACCTCCCAGTCCCCAATCGGCATCATCCTATCTACAGGACCGTCCACCCCTTTCTATACGAGTCCCTTCCCCTTACACACCCTCCAGCAGCTTGAGCATGCCACCATCGCCCCATCACTCAGAGCGGCCCATAAGTCCAGTCCCAACCCAAACTCGTGCCCGACACCAATCACAGGACAGCCTGTTGCTTTGCCTCCCTTTGGACGGGCGACATCCCAACACTGCCAACTCACTCCTTTCTATGTGGAACGGCTGTTCTTCCTCCTACATGACCGATGCTCTTCCTTTATCTCGCCGAGGTCCAAGCGGGGCAGCCAGCATGCCCTCCAGTCCTCGCTTGGGGCGCAGGCTGCTAGCAAGAGATGGGGAGTCGACCGTTGACCCATCGCTCCGCCAAAGGAAATACTCCACTGGATCTCTGAATGGCCTGGGAGGACATAGTCGCTCTCTGCCCAGGTTGTATCGAGGAGACGCTCCGGTGCTTTCTTTGCCACCCCGACGTACCACTAAACCACGCCGCAGCCTTCCATCCTTGGAGAAGCCTCCAGATGTGACCGTGACAGCCAACGTGACCAGCAGTTCTCGCCGGGCCAGCCTCTGTTCCGTGGGCTCTGCCCCATGTTTGGATCTAGGCGTAGGAGAAAGGCGGCTGTCGTTTGGTAAAGGAGGCCTGGGGCCCGGCATGGGGCCGAGGAGGGGCAGTATCAGTTCTCTCAGTGGAAAAGAAGAACTCCGAGATTATCATCAGAGACAAAGAGATGAGAGACTACGAGAACAGGAAGTGGAAAGACTG GAACGTCAGCGTCTCGAGACTATCCTGTGCCTGTGCTCTGAGCTGGGCCGGTCTGAACTGGGCCGGATGGAGACCGACTCTGGTGTCTCAGCCGTATCGGACCTGCAGAAGATCAACCGAGAGCTGGAGAAGCTGCAGGTGTCTGATGACGAATCTGTGTTCTCAGACTCTGCAGCAGTGTCTCTGGACAGCGGCTTTCTGGGTAAGGGTCGCGGAGAGATCATGACCCAGAGACAGCGCAGACTCAGCGGACACAGGGAGACCAGGCCCCAGTCACCCACCACCAGCCTGCGGAGCTCAGTCCCCTCACCCTCTCCACACCTCCGTAGCAAG CAGGTGTCTGAAGACATGCAGctgagacaggaagtgacacGTATTGAAGAGGAGAGGATTCAGGTGCTTAACAACATCGAGGAACTTGAACAGAAGATCAGAGATCTAGACACACAGATGGACGAGTCTATCAGAGAG ATGGAGGTGGAGAGAGCTCTTTTAGACGGGGAGCAGGAGGCAGAAGTGGCTCAGCTACAGAGCGATAAAGAAATGCTGGAACAGCTCAATGAAAAAATGGCCAACGTGGAGAAAAATGCTCAGAAAAATCAAACTCGG GACAAAGCCCTGTTGGAGGCAGAGAGAGTTAAAGTAGAGAGGCTAGCTGAGCTGATCTCAGAGCAGAAGACCCAGTTGGACACCTGTCCTGAAGCACTGAAGGAGCAGCTCCAGAATCAGCTATCCAGG GACACTGAAGCTTTGGAAGCGGAAACGAAGCGTTTTGAAGATCTGGAGTTTCAGCAGCTGGAAAAAGAGAGCCGTCAAGATGAAGAGAAGGAGACACAGATGCAGCAACTCCTTAGAGAGATTGCAGAATACCAGAGATCTGTTGTCACTCGCAAG GAGAGGCTACTTACCCTGAAGAAACAGTCAACCCAGATTACCCAGCAGGCACAGCGGGAAAAGGAGAACTTTTTGAAGGAAAAGAGCAACCTCATTTATATGCTGCAAAGG GAACGGGAGAACCTTGCATCTCTGGAAAGGAAGTACTCTGAGCTGACAGGTGGTCAAGCCTTTCCTCTCAACCCTGTGTCCATGAAGGAG CACTTTCGCTCTCTGGAGGAGAGGAGGCGGAGCAATGGCAGTAAAGAGGGCGGAGTTCTGTTGAGTGACGGCGGAATGTCCCGTAGAAGAGAGAGGCAGAGCTCCGGAACCTTAAACTCTGCCCTTAATCGCAGTCTGTCTCCCAAGGTCAGACAACAGATACGGCACATAGGAAAA TCCCATATGCCACTGTCTCAAAGCTCTAGCTGTGGTAGTGTACTCCCCCGCACTCTGTCTGTCACCTCGCGTGACCTGGACACCCGCCGCCTGCTCAAGG CAGGTCAGCTGTTTTTGAATGACGAGAGGCAGAGAATGAGCGAGATGTCAAATAGAACAGTTTCTGAGACAAATGTCTTCCTGGAGCCATTCCACTACATGGATAATGGACTCAACTTTGACACAATGAGTGTGGACAGTACAGAAAGCCTAGAGACCAGCATTTCCGCCTGTTCACCCGACAACATCTCAAG CGCCAGCACAGCTAATGTGGCAAAGATTGAGGAGATGGAGCGTATGCTAAGAGAAGCTCAAGCTGAGAAGAACAGGCTGCTGGAGCACAGG GAGCGGGAGATGGACTTGCGCAGACAGGCTCTTGAAGATGAGAGGAGAAGGAGGGAGGAATTGGAGAGGAGACTGCAGGAAGAGACAAACCGAAGACAGAAACTAGTAGAGAAAGAG TCTCGTCCGTTGACACGATACCTCCCAGTGAGAAAGGATGACTTTGACCTGAGAGGTCACATCGAGGCGGCGGGTCACCATCCTGAAACTTGTTTTCACCTGGCCATCACTGAGAAGACCTGCAGGGGGTTCTTGGTCAAAATGGGTGGGAAAATCAAAACCTGGAAGAAGCGCTGGTTCGTCTTTGACCGAAATCGAAGGACGCTGGCATATTATGCGG ATAAACATGAGACCAAAATGAAGGGTGTTATCTACTTCCAAGCCATCGAGGAAGTGTATTACGACCACCTAAAGAACGCACACAAG AGCCCAAACCCCTCTCTGACGTTTAGCGTGAAGACACATGACCGGGTTTATTACATGGTGGCTCCTTCCCCAGAGGCCATGAGAATCTGGATGGATGTTATCGTCACTGGAGCAGAGGGATATACGCACTTCCTGGTGTGA
- the phldb2a gene encoding pleckstrin homology-like domain family B member 2 isoform X6, whose translation MSISTEEPLLDLIESGRGLQVWSATPYLISLGRGFITLIPLTEEISQIGFGDAESPQNVIGADGPGIQPHHCAITNSAGVITLHPNGNMCHLDGVQVTKPTKLTHGCTLCLGKSFFHFNHPEEANHMRNMLPEKTAGPTLSLSTDATKFHSNGGTLVGSSVRGTRSKAELQELMESLQRRKSALEASLKATADRGYLTLSPPPSPQSASSYLQDRPPLSIRVPSPYTPSSSLSMPPSPHHSERPISPVPTQTRARHQSQDSLLLCLPLDGRHPNTANSLLSMWNGCSSSYMTDALPLSRRGPSGAASMPSSPRLGRRLLARDGESTVDPSLRQRKYSTGSLNGLGGHSRSLPRLYRGDAPVLSLPPRRTTKPRRSLPSLEKPPDVTVTANVTSSSRRASLCSVGSAPCLDLGVGERRLSFGKGGLGPGMGPRRGSISSLSGKEELRDYHQRQRDERLREQEVERLERQRLETILCLCSELGRSELGRMETDSGVSAVSDLQKINRELEKLQVSDDESVFSDSAAVSLDSGFLGKGRGEIMTQRQRRLSGHRETRPQSPTTSLRSSVPSPSPHLRSKQVSEDMQLRQEVTRIEEERIQVLNNIEELEQKIRDLDTQMDESIREMEVERALLDGEQEAEVAQLQSDKEMLEQLNEKMANVEKNAQKNQTRDKALLEAERVKVERLAELISEQKTQLDTCPEALKEQLQNQLSRLWKYLLFLLDTEALEAETKRFEDLEFQQLEKESRQDEEKETQMQQLLREIAEYQRSVVTRKERLLTLKKQSTQITQQAQREKENFLKEKSNLIYMLQRERENLASLERKYSELTGGQAFPLNPVSMKEHFRSLEERRRSNGSKEGGVLLSDGGMSRRRERQSSGTLNSALNRSLSPKSHMPLSQSSSCGSVLPRTLSVTSRDLDTRRLLKGQLFLNDERQRMSEMSNRTVSETNVFLEPFHYMDNGLNFDTMSVDSTESLETSISACSPDNISSASTANVAKIEEMERMLREAQAEKNRLLEHREREMDLRRQALEDERRRREELERRLQEETNRRQKLVEKESRPLTRYLPVRKDDFDLRGHIEAAGHHPETCFHLAITEKTCRGFLVKMGGKIKTWKKRWFVFDRNRRTLAYYADKHETKMKGVIYFQAIEEVYYDHLKNAHKSPNPSLTFSVKTHDRVYYMVAPSPEAMRIWMDVIVTGAEGYTHFLV comes from the exons GGTGCACTCTTTGTCTGGGTAAAtcttttttccatttcaacCACCCAGAGGAGGCTAATCACATGAGGAACATGCTGCCAGAAAAGACTGCAGGACCCACACTGTCCCTCAGTACGG ATGCAACAAAGTTTCATTCAAATGGCGGTACATTGGTTGGATCCAGTGTTCGTGGCACACGCTCCAAGGCGGAGCTTCAAGAGTTGATGGAGAGCTTGCAGCGCAGGAAGTCTGCTCTGGAGGCCAGCTTAAAGGCTACTGCAGACCGCGGTTACCTCACTTTGTCCCCACCTCCCAGTCCCCAATCGGCATCATCCTATCTACAGGACCGTCCACCCCTTTCTATACGAGTCCCTTCCCCTTACACACCCTCCAGCAGCTTGAGCATGCCACCATCGCCCCATCACTCAGAGCGGCCCATAAGTCCAGTCCCAACCCAAACTCGTGCCCGACACCAATCACAGGACAGCCTGTTGCTTTGCCTCCCTTTGGACGGGCGACATCCCAACACTGCCAACTCACTCCTTTCTATGTGGAACGGCTGTTCTTCCTCCTACATGACCGATGCTCTTCCTTTATCTCGCCGAGGTCCAAGCGGGGCAGCCAGCATGCCCTCCAGTCCTCGCTTGGGGCGCAGGCTGCTAGCAAGAGATGGGGAGTCGACCGTTGACCCATCGCTCCGCCAAAGGAAATACTCCACTGGATCTCTGAATGGCCTGGGAGGACATAGTCGCTCTCTGCCCAGGTTGTATCGAGGAGACGCTCCGGTGCTTTCTTTGCCACCCCGACGTACCACTAAACCACGCCGCAGCCTTCCATCCTTGGAGAAGCCTCCAGATGTGACCGTGACAGCCAACGTGACCAGCAGTTCTCGCCGGGCCAGCCTCTGTTCCGTGGGCTCTGCCCCATGTTTGGATCTAGGCGTAGGAGAAAGGCGGCTGTCGTTTGGTAAAGGAGGCCTGGGGCCCGGCATGGGGCCGAGGAGGGGCAGTATCAGTTCTCTCAGTGGAAAAGAAGAACTCCGAGATTATCATCAGAGACAAAGAGATGAGAGACTACGAGAACAGGAAGTGGAAAGACTG GAACGTCAGCGTCTCGAGACTATCCTGTGCCTGTGCTCTGAGCTGGGCCGGTCTGAACTGGGCCGGATGGAGACCGACTCTGGTGTCTCAGCCGTATCGGACCTGCAGAAGATCAACCGAGAGCTGGAGAAGCTGCAGGTGTCTGATGACGAATCTGTGTTCTCAGACTCTGCAGCAGTGTCTCTGGACAGCGGCTTTCTGGGTAAGGGTCGCGGAGAGATCATGACCCAGAGACAGCGCAGACTCAGCGGACACAGGGAGACCAGGCCCCAGTCACCCACCACCAGCCTGCGGAGCTCAGTCCCCTCACCCTCTCCACACCTCCGTAGCAAG CAGGTGTCTGAAGACATGCAGctgagacaggaagtgacacGTATTGAAGAGGAGAGGATTCAGGTGCTTAACAACATCGAGGAACTTGAACAGAAGATCAGAGATCTAGACACACAGATGGACGAGTCTATCAGAGAG ATGGAGGTGGAGAGAGCTCTTTTAGACGGGGAGCAGGAGGCAGAAGTGGCTCAGCTACAGAGCGATAAAGAAATGCTGGAACAGCTCAATGAAAAAATGGCCAACGTGGAGAAAAATGCTCAGAAAAATCAAACTCGG GACAAAGCCCTGTTGGAGGCAGAGAGAGTTAAAGTAGAGAGGCTAGCTGAGCTGATCTCAGAGCAGAAGACCCAGTTGGACACCTGTCCTGAAGCACTGAAGGAGCAGCTCCAGAATCAGCTATCCAGG CTCTGGAAATACCTTTTGTTCTTGTTG GACACTGAAGCTTTGGAAGCGGAAACGAAGCGTTTTGAAGATCTGGAGTTTCAGCAGCTGGAAAAAGAGAGCCGTCAAGATGAAGAGAAGGAGACACAGATGCAGCAACTCCTTAGAGAGATTGCAGAATACCAGAGATCTGTTGTCACTCGCAAG GAGAGGCTACTTACCCTGAAGAAACAGTCAACCCAGATTACCCAGCAGGCACAGCGGGAAAAGGAGAACTTTTTGAAGGAAAAGAGCAACCTCATTTATATGCTGCAAAGG GAACGGGAGAACCTTGCATCTCTGGAAAGGAAGTACTCTGAGCTGACAGGTGGTCAAGCCTTTCCTCTCAACCCTGTGTCCATGAAGGAG CACTTTCGCTCTCTGGAGGAGAGGAGGCGGAGCAATGGCAGTAAAGAGGGCGGAGTTCTGTTGAGTGACGGCGGAATGTCCCGTAGAAGAGAGAGGCAGAGCTCCGGAACCTTAAACTCTGCCCTTAATCGCAGTCTGTCTCCCAAG TCCCATATGCCACTGTCTCAAAGCTCTAGCTGTGGTAGTGTACTCCCCCGCACTCTGTCTGTCACCTCGCGTGACCTGGACACCCGCCGCCTGCTCAAGG GTCAGCTGTTTTTGAATGACGAGAGGCAGAGAATGAGCGAGATGTCAAATAGAACAGTTTCTGAGACAAATGTCTTCCTGGAGCCATTCCACTACATGGATAATGGACTCAACTTTGACACAATGAGTGTGGACAGTACAGAAAGCCTAGAGACCAGCATTTCCGCCTGTTCACCCGACAACATCTCAAG CGCCAGCACAGCTAATGTGGCAAAGATTGAGGAGATGGAGCGTATGCTAAGAGAAGCTCAAGCTGAGAAGAACAGGCTGCTGGAGCACAGG GAGCGGGAGATGGACTTGCGCAGACAGGCTCTTGAAGATGAGAGGAGAAGGAGGGAGGAATTGGAGAGGAGACTGCAGGAAGAGACAAACCGAAGACAGAAACTAGTAGAGAAAGAG TCTCGTCCGTTGACACGATACCTCCCAGTGAGAAAGGATGACTTTGACCTGAGAGGTCACATCGAGGCGGCGGGTCACCATCCTGAAACTTGTTTTCACCTGGCCATCACTGAGAAGACCTGCAGGGGGTTCTTGGTCAAAATGGGTGGGAAAATCAAAACCTGGAAGAAGCGCTGGTTCGTCTTTGACCGAAATCGAAGGACGCTGGCATATTATGCGG ATAAACATGAGACCAAAATGAAGGGTGTTATCTACTTCCAAGCCATCGAGGAAGTGTATTACGACCACCTAAAGAACGCACACAAG AGCCCAAACCCCTCTCTGACGTTTAGCGTGAAGACACATGACCGGGTTTATTACATGGTGGCTCCTTCCCCAGAGGCCATGAGAATCTGGATGGATGTTATCGTCACTGGAGCAGAGGGATATACGCACTTCCTGGTGTGA